The stretch of DNA TGCGCGCGGCGCGTTCGCTGCTCGCGACGGTGCCGTCCCTCCTCTTCCTCGCGAAGCCGCAGCTCGTCGTATTCACCGCGATCGGATTCGCGTACGGCGCGATCCGCCAGCCCGTGTTCCGGCGCTATGTGCTGTACGGGCTGTTGCTCGCCGGGGCGGTCGTCGCCGTCGCATGGATCGCCGCGCCGCGCGATTGGTCCTCGGCCTGGCTCGAAGACATCCCAGGGCGGCGCACGCTGCGCTCGGCCGTCCTGCCCTCCGCACTGAACCAGCTCATCGGTCCATCCGGGCGCTTCATCGCGTACGTGCTCATCGGCGTGGGCGCGCTTCTCGCGGCACGCTTCCGTCCCGGCAGCGACGCGTCGCTGTCCGCGTGGATCACGCTCTCGAACGCCGGCGCGATCTACCGCTGGTCATACGACCAGGTGCTGCTCTTCGTGCCCGCCGTGATCACCGCCGGCATCCTCACGCGCCGGTCCGAGGGAGCGGGCCGCCGCTTCGCTCTCGCCGCGGCCGGGACGCTGCTCGTCGTTTCGCCGGTGCTGTACGGGATCGCCGTGTTGCGACACGACGAGACATTCAGCGTTCTCGTCCCGCTCGGCTTCTTCATCGCGATCGTGCTGCTGCTCTGGCGCGAGCAGGCCGCTGGCGACCGGACCGTTGCTGCCGCGCAGGCGGTGGCTGCGTGACACCGCTCGACCGTTTCATACAGCGGCTGCGCATCCGTAAGGCGCTGCCACACATCCCCGCTGGCGGGCGGCTGCTCGACATCGGCTGCGCGGACGGCACGCTCATCCGCGCCGCCGCCGGTCGCGTGCGCGATGCCGTGGGCATCGACCCTGATGCGCCGGCCGGGTCGGCGCTCATCCGTGGCAGCTTCCCGCAGGACCTGCACGACAAGGGGCCCTATGACGTCATCGCGCTACTGGCGGTCTTCGAACACGTCCACGATGAAGATCGTCCCGCGTTCGTCGCGGCGTGCCGCGCGCTGCTGCGCCGCGGCGGTCGTGTCGTCGTCACGGTCCCGGCGCCGCTCGTCGACCGGATCGTGGACGTGCTGCGGAGGCTGCACCTGCTGCATGGGATGGACATCGAGGCGCACCACGGCTATCAGCCGGAGCGGACGCCGATGTACTTCGCGGATGCCGGGATGCGGCTCGTGACCCACGAGCGCTTCGAGCTCGGCTTGAATCACCTCTTCGTGTTCGAGCTGCCTGCCGCCACCTGACGCCCGACGTCAGCGGGGCTCGAGGTCGTACGCGACGAGCGTGATCCCGGTCCCGACATCGCCCCAACGGAGGACATCGCCGTCGTTGTCGAGCCTGACGCCCTCAGGCAGCGGCCCTGCGAGCGCGCCGAACACGACGACCGTCGTCGGCGACGCGATCCGGATCTCCTTCGCGGTGCTCGACAGCACTTCCGGATCGGTGCCGTAGAACAGCACGCGGTACTCGGGTAGGTAATAGCGGGCGGTCAGGTACTCCGACTGCGCGATGATCACCGTCGCGGCCGGCGGGAACGTGCCGCGCACGAACGCGATGCGCTGATCGAGCGAGCGGTCGTGGCGCGCGATCGCCGCTGCGGAGAACGGCGCGCCTGAGACCACGAACACTCCGACGTTGAGCGCGACGAGTAGGGCGGCGAAGGCGAGGGCCGCGCGCTGCGCCTTCGCTGCGACCGGGGCGAGAAGCGCAGCGCACGCGACGTACAGACCGGGCAGCACCGACATGAGGTAGCCCGGATCGCCGAGGTGGATCGTGACGTACACGAGCGCGGCCGGCACGACCCATAGCGCGAAGAAGGCCGCGTCCTCCGAGCGCCGTATCCGCGGCCGAAGCCGAACGACGATCCCGGCGACCAGCAGCAACGCGAAGCCAAGGAGACCCCAGAACAGCGCGTACACCGTGAGCAGCGTGTTGCGCACGAGCGCGTCGCCGCCCGCGGCTGGCGAGAGCTCGCTCACACGTGTGGCCTGTCCACCCAGGCTCGCGAGATACGCGGTCAGTCCACCCGACAGCGCCGCGCTCGGGAGGAACCACGCCAGTGCCGCGCCGCCTACCGCGACGATGCACAGAGCGCGCTCGCGCCAGGGCCGCGCCGCGAGCATCCAGAGCCACAGCGGACCGAGCAGCAGCAGTACGTCCTGCCGGAATCCCGCGGCGAGGCCGAGACCCGCTGAGGCGACGAGCGCGGCCGGCCACGGTCGCGCGCGCGCGCCCTGGAGCATCAGAGCGAGCGCGATGCTCAGCAGACCGAGGATCGCGTACGGCATGGCGACCTCGCCGTAGGTCCACGCCAGCGGCGCTGTCGCCGCGCCGAGCGCGACGATGATGGCGACCGCGCGGTCTGCGTATCTGCGACACAGCAGATAGACCGCGGCAGCCGTCAGCGCGGACGCGAGCACGCTGATCACGACGAGCGCCGCATTGCTGTCGCGGGTGAGGAACCTCGCCGCCGCCGCGCTCCCGACGTAGAACAGGTACCCGGGTGGATGCGGCCGCTGATCCGCGAGGTCCGCACCGACATGGAAGCCCTGCTCGAGCGCGCGCGCGTAAAGCACCGAGTCCCAGGCCCAGAGCGTCTGCGCGGCGAAGGGTATGCGAATGACCAGCACCAGCGCAGCCAGCACTATCGCGATCGCGCGGTCGCTCACGCCGGTACGCGCGCGGCGACTGTCTCGGAGACGGTCTTCCGTCTCGCGAACACGAGCACCGCGAGTGCGACGGCCAAAAGCAGCAAGAGTCCGAGAAAGTGCGCCGCGATCTGCGTGATGTCGTCCTGCCGGCCGACCAACTGCATGAGCGACCAGCTGAACCCGAGCGCCGTGATGAGCAACGCGCGGGTCTGCCGGCGTGGCTGGAACAATGCGCGGTGAAGGGTGCTCGCCAGAAGCGGGAGCGCGAAGATGAGGTAGGGAAGCCAAAGCAGACCGAAGGGCGCGAGGTACGGCGCGAACGCGAGGGCGAGATGATGGAAATGAGTCTCGTCCTGGCGATCCCTGCGCGCCGCGAGCCCGCCGACCGTCGCGGTAGCCACGGACACCACCGCCAAGAGGGGGGCGCCCAGTGGCGAGTTAAGGAGCGCGGCGAGGTCCGCGGGCGTCGCTCTCGCGATGAACTCGGCCGCCCAGTGGCTGTCCTTGAACGCGATCAGCATCGCGACGTAGGCCGGAAAGTCGCGCGCGAAGACAAGAGCCGTCGCCAACAGCCCGGCGGCACCAACGGCGAGCGTCCAGGCGACGATGCGGCCGCGTCCGGCAGCGAGGTAGAAGAGGATGAGCGTGAGCGGCAGCAGCTTCGTTCCGATCGCGACTGCGAGAAGCGTCCCCGCGACCGACGGCCGCGCGCGCTGCGACCACGCGAGAAGGCAGAGCGCGAGCGTAAGCACATTCAGATTGCCCAGCGAGATCTCGAGGATCGTCGGCAGGAAGAAGACGAAGGCGGCTGCCGCCCATGGCCGTGCATCGCGCGGCAGCGGACGGATCAGGTGAACGCCGATCGCAGCCGCGAGTCCGGTGTTCAGGCCGATCCACACCGCATTGGCCAGCGCGAACGGGAGCGGCGTGAGGAGCACGAACGGGACCGCGACGATGGGTGCGTAGTGGTACTCGCCCAGCGGCCCGGCCGGCACCTGCGGCTGAGGTGGGTACAGCGGCTCGCCGCTGAGAATGTGCCGCGCCGCGAGGACATAGGCCCAGAGGTCGAATCCGTACGGTTGTTTCTCGATGAAGATGCCGAGCCCAGCGAGCCCGGCCAGCACCATCACGGCGACGCCGACCGCCCACACCAGACGCGGGGGGTGGGCGGCGTCGGCCTTCACGCCCTGCGAGTCTATGGGCGCGAGATATAGCCTCCGCAGCGAATGCGCGAGCCAAAGCTGGCCGGGGCGCTCCGCCGGAGTCCCGAAGTGACGGTCGAGCGCCGCTCCGATCCGCGCCTAGGTCTGGCGCTGCGCGTCGGCCTTGCACTCACCGCGACGGGGATCGCGTCCGCCGGCCTGGGCCGTCGCGCGTTGAGCGGGTCCAGCGCGGACGTGCCGCTCGCGATCGCGTTCGGTTGCTTCGTGGTCCTGCTCGTTCTTGCGACACTTCAGCGGCCGCCGCGTCTTTCGGTATGGGTCGGTCTCGTCATGACGGCAGGGCTCTACATCGCGACCGCAGTCGCGCTCGCCGGCGCACCGCTTGGCATGGCGGCGTACTTCGCCGCCGCCGCGTTCGCGGCGTGGCGCACGCCGCCGCATCTGCGCGCGTTCACCGTCGCCGCGTTCGCGCTGTGGACACCTGCCCTCGGTATCTTCGCCTCACCCGGGGTCACGGTGCTGCCCGCGCCAGTGTTCGCGGCGGCGATGTTCGCGCTCGCGTACACGGTCGCGGTGCTCGTCGACCCGTCCCGCGTCCATCCGTCGGATCGCCTGCGTCGGGTCGGCTTCGGCGTCGTCGCGATCGCGACCATGACCGCGGTCTTCGATAGACACCTCGCCGTGGGCTCCGCCGGTCTCGCGCCCGACGATCAGCTGGCGATCGTGGTCGCCTTCGGGTTGCCGCTCCTCGCGCACCTGCGGGTCCGGCCGTCGACGCGCGATGCGATCGCGAGTGGCCTGGTGCTCACGACTTTCGCGCTGGTCGGCCTCGCGTGCATTGTCGCGGTGCCGTATCACGCCGATGCCGTCGCCGCGCTGCATCGGGCTTCCGAGCTCTTCGTCGCGGGCCAGGATCCGTACAGCGTCTTCGATCTGCCCGAAGCTCTCGCGCGTTTCGACATGGACCCGCAGCTTGTCACGCATCTCCAGGGCGGCGGCTCCGTCCACACCTATAACTACCCGGCGCTCTCCTTCCTCGTCGTCGCGCCGTTCGTCGCTCTTGGCCTGGGCGACGTGCGGTGGGCGTTCCTCGTGGAGGTGCTCGTTCTCGGGATCCTCGCCACGTCTCGCATTCGACTGGCGTGGCGACCGATGGTGCTCTCCACGATCGTCGGCAACGCGATCGTGATCCGGCAGCAGATCCTCGCGGGGATCGATCCGTCATGGGTGCTGCTCATGGTCGCGTCGTGGCTCGCGATCGGCCGGACGTGGCTCTCGCCGGTCCTGCTCGGGTTCGCGTTCGCGGCGCGGCAGACAGCATGGTTCGTAGCGCCGTTCTACGTCGCACTCGTCTGGCAGCGGTGGGGCTGGCGCGAAGCGGTCCGGCGCGCGGTCATCACCGGAGCGGTCGCGCTCGCGGTGAATCTGCCGTTCATCATCGGCGCGCCGGATCGATTCATCGAGGGAGTGAGCGCGCCGATCCTCGGACCACTCGAGCCGGACGGTGTGGGGCTGGTGCGCTTTGGCGTCGCGGGAATAGGGCCGCTGTTCCCGCGCTGGGCCTACGGAGCGATCGCGCTCCTCCTGTTCGTGGCCCTGCTCGCGGCCGTCGTGCGTTGGCGGCGCGCCGTCACAAGTGCGCCGATGGTGTGGCCGTACGTGCCGGTGTACTTCGCATGGCGTTCGCTGCAGAACTACTTCGTGCTCGCGCCGCTGTTCATCTTCATCGCGGACGACGAGGTCGCGCCAGAAGTACCACGACCCGTAACGGACTAGGAGCGCTCCCCGCCACCGTCCCGATACCCGCTGCACTCCCGGCTGTCCAACAGTGGTCGCGAATGCGCCGCTTCTTCCCCCGTGACGTCCTTCTGATCGCGCGATTGCTGGCGGTCGCGGGCGCGCTGGCCTGGATCCTGATCGGCGGGCAAGCCACGCTCGCGTACGCGTTCATCGCGCTCGGCTTCCTGCTCGGGACCTCCGTCCTCGTCTGGCGCGTGGACGTCCGCCGCGGCGGCGTGCCTGCGCCGCTCTCCGAGACTCCCGGCGTCGTCGTGGTCGGCGATCTCGGCGCTGCCGCGCTGTGGATGATCGCGAGCGCGCCGAACGAGCGCAGCGTCGCGTTCGTTGTGGTCGTCGCGATCGGCGCTCTCGCGATGTACCGGCTCGGGAAGCATGGCGTGACCGCGACCGCAGCGGCCTACCTCATCGGTCGGATCGGTCAGGAGATCGTCCGCGTCAGCCTCGGGATACCGACACCGATCCCGCAGATCTTCGGCGAGACCATGGTCGTGATCCTTGTACTCATCATCCTCAGCGCGACCGTCGCCCACTACCGGGACGAGCAGCGCTCGGGTGCTCGCGCCCTGCGGCTCGCGCGCAGCCTGGAGCGCGTCGCGACGGACATCGGTCAGGAGACGACGCCGGAAGGACTGTTCCGTTCGATCACGCGCAACGCGCTGCTGCTGGTCGATGCGCACCACGCCACGATCAACCGACGCCGGGGTGACGAGTTCACGATCGTGGCCGGCGCGGGGACCGGGGAGCGTGCCGTCGGTGTTCGGGCGTCGGCACGCGCCGGCATCGTCGGCGCCGTCCTCCGCTCGCGGCGTGCGGTCGTGTTCGCCGACTACGCGGCCGATGCGACGGCGGTGCCCGCGATCAAGGAGATCGGCGTGCGGTCGATCGTCGGCGTGCCGATCGTCGTGCAGGGTGAGATCGCCGCGACGCTCACCGTCGGCCGGCTTCAGGTGCGACCGTTCGACGAGAACGACGTGTCTGCGCTCGAGGGCCTCGCATCGCACGCGTCGATCGCGCTACGCAACGCGCGCATCATCGAGCAGGCGCGCCGGGTCGAGACCGTGTCGCGCGAGCTGGCCGCGGAGACCGGTGCAACGTCAGATGTGATCCGCCGCATCGCGCAGGAGATGCACGAGGCGTACGACACCGAGTTCGTGCTGGTCACCGAGCTACGCGGCGAGATGGCGGTCGATCTCGCGGGCATCGGCCTCGCCGCTCCGCTCACCGCGCCGCAGGAGGTCGGGCCGCTCGTGCGGCGCGTGGTCAAGCGTCGCGAGGTCGTCAGCGTCCGCGACTACACGATCGAGATGCACGGCGAGACTGCCGGCCAGTCGGAGTTCCTCCGCGAGGCCGGCATCCATGCCGCGATGGCCGCGCCGGTGATGATGGGCAGCGAGGTGGTCGGGAGCGTCGGCATCGCCACGACCGACCCGGATCGCACGTTCGACGCGATCGACCGGCAGGGGCTCTTCGCGTTCGCGCAGCTCGCCGCCGCGGCCATGCGCTCGGCCCGGGTCCGGGAGGAGCGCGAGCAGCGGATCCGCCGGCTCTCGGCGCTCAACGACCTCGCGTGGAAGCTCGCGAGCGTTCACGAGCCGTTCGGCATCGCGCGCCTTGCGTACGAGGCCGCGGGAGCGCTCGTCGTGCGCGACTCCTTCTATGTCGCGCGCTACGACGCAGATAAGAAGGAGTTCGAGTTCGTCCTCCAGGCGGATGGCGTGGACCTCTGGAGCGGCGAGCGCTACCCACTGGGCACCGGACCGACGAGTCAGGTCGTCCTCACCGGGGAGACCTACCTGGTGCGGGACGCCGACGACCCCGTGCAGCGGCGAGGCGACACCTTCGGCGACACGACGCGACCGTCCGCCTCCGCGGTGCACGTCCCGCTGAAGAGCCGCGGACGGCTGGTCGGTGTGCTGTCGAGCCAGTCGTACCGGCCCGGCTCGTTCGACGACGAGGACATCGCAGTGCTCCAGTCGCTCGCCAACCTCGTAGCGACGGCGTTCGAGAACGCGGAGCACCTCGCGCAGATGCGCGAGCTCTACCTCGCATCGGTGAAGGCGCTCGCGGCCGCTGTCGATGCGCGCGATCCGTACACGCGGAGCCACTCCGCCCGCGTCGCAGCGCTGGCGCGGACGATCGCCGACGAGATGCGGATGACCGGGGATCAGCTGCGACGCGTGCAGCTCGGCGCGCTGCTGCACGACATCGGCAAGATCGGCGTGCCTGACGCGATCCTGAACAAGCCGGGTCCGCTCACCGCCGACGAATGGGTGCTGATGCGGACGCATCCCGCGGTCGGTGGCTCGATCCTCGCGGCGGTCGAGCCGCTCCGCGACCTTGTGCCGATCGTCACCGCGCACCACGAGCGCTTCGACGGTGCCGGTTATCCCGAGAAGCTGGCCGGGGACTCCGTCCCGATCGAGGCCTATGTCGTCGCGGCCGCGGATGCGTTCGAGGTCATCGTGAGCCGGCGCGCGTACAAGCAGGCGCAGAGCGTCGAGTTCGCGTGCGCCGAGCTCGTGCGCTGCCGCGGGACCCAGTTCCACCCCGACGTCGTCGACGCATTCCTTCGCGTCATCGATCGCGATCGCCAACACGGCGCGGCGTACCTGCGTCGCGTCGGCGCGATCGAAGAGGCCGATATGGAGAACGTCCCCGGGCCGGGCGGCGTACTCGAGCAGTTCGCCGCGTCGGCCCACGCGCACGGGCGGCAGCTCGCCATCCTGCAGCGCCTCGCGTCCGAGATCAGCGCGGTGCTGGACATCGACACGCTCGCCCAGCGGCTGCTGCGCATCGTCTGCGAATCGATGGGCTACGAGAACGGATTCCTCCTGACGCTCGACGAAAAGCACGCGAGCCTCGTCGTGCGCGCCGCGGTCGGGCCATCGGAGCCGTACGTCGGTCAGCTCCTCACGCGCGGGGTCGGGATCAGCTGGTGGGTCATCGACCACGGCCAGCTGCAGAACGTCACCGAGGCCCAGTCCGATCCGCGCTTCTACGGTCCACCGAACATCCAGTCCGTCCTGTGCGTGCCGCTGCAGCTCGGTGACGAGCGCGTCGGCGTGCTTGGCATCGAGAGCCCGCGCAGCCAGGCGTTCGGACGCGAGGACGAGGAGCTGCTCACGGCCGTTTCCCATCAGGTCGCGGCCGCCCTGCGCGTCGCGCGGCTGCATCAGGCCGCCAAGACGGCCGCGGCCACCGATCCGCTCACCGGGCTCCCGAATCGCCGCACGTTCTTCGCGCGCCTCGGGGCGGAGCTGGGGGGCGATCCGCTCGAGTCGGTCACGGTCGCGGTGCTCGACGTGAACGGGCTCAAGCAGCTCAATGACGAGTTCGGACACGGCGCAGGTGATGAGGCGCTCGTCCGGATCAGCGAGATGCTCTCCGCGGGGGTGCGCGACCGCGACACCGTCGCCCGCATCGGCGGCGACGAGTTCGCGATCCTGTTCCCCGGTGCGCCGCTGCTGGCTGCCGAACGCGTCATGCGCCGCGTTGCGAACAACATCGCCGAGGGCACGCTCGCCGACGGCCGGCGCCTTCCGACCATCGCCTGGGGCGTCGCCGATGCGTTGGACCGCCCGATCACCGTCGACACGCTCGTGGATGCGGCCGACCGGGCGATGTACCGGCACAAGCAGATGACACGAGGCTCGCGCGCGTCGCTCGCCTGACCTCGGCTAACATCTCCACATACCGGCAGCGACCGGGAAGAAGACCGACCCAGGTACCGATAGAGAAGGCGCGTCACCGGCTGGAAGCGCGCCGCGGTCAACAGGGACGGGAAGTCACCCGCGAGTCGGATCGGAGGCACCCGTTATCGGCCGAATGAGACTGCTGCGCTGATGCGCTGCGGTGAAGTCGGGTGGTACCACGGCGTTGTTCGTCCCGGACGAGCAGCGCTTTTTGTTTGCCCGCCCGTAAGAGAAGGAGGTCCGAGATGGCGATGACGAAAGAAAAGCTGGAACCACCGCAGTCGGTCGTGTCGTTCGCTGAGAAGCACTACCGTCCGTCGGCCGTCGAGCAGGACCTCTACGCGTGGTGGGAGCGCTCGGGTTTCTTCACGCCCGACGAGAGCAACCCGGGCAAGCCGTTCGTGCTGATGCTGCCGCTGCCGAACGTCACAGGCGATCTCCACCTGGGTCATGCGCTCGGCTTCGGCGGCTACGAGGACCTGATGGCGCGCTGGCACCGCATGCTCGGCGAGCCGACGCTCTACATGCCGGGCACCGACCACGCCGGGATCATCGCGCAGAAGGTGGTCGAGGACGAGCTCGCGAAGAACGAGATCGGCCGGAACGACCTGGGGCGCGAGAAGTTCCTGACCGAGATGTGGAAATGGATGGACCACTACCGGCCGCGCATCGAGAAGCAGCTGCGGCTCCTCGGGTGCTCGCTGGACTGGTCGCGTCGCAACTTCACGATGGAGCCATCGAAGCAGCGCGCCGTGCGCACGCATTTCATCCGGCTCTACAAGCGCGGTCATCTCTATCGCGCCGATCGCATCGTGCACTGGTGCCTTCGCTGCCAGACGACGTACTCCGACCTCGAGGTCGAGCACATCGAACGCACCGACTCGCTGTACTACGTGCGCTATCCGTGGGCGGACGCGAAGGCGGGCGATCCGCCGCTCATCATCGCGACGACACGCCCCGAGACGATCGTCGCGGACGTCGCGGTGGCGGTCCATCCCGACGACGAGCGCTGGAAACGATTCATCGGACGCGAGGTGCTGGTGCCGATGATCGAGCGGCGGGTGAAGGTGATCGCCGACGAGGCCGTGGATCCGAAGTTCGGGACCGGCGCGCTGAAGATCACACCCGGGCACGACGCCACCGACTTCGAGGTCGGGCAGCGCCACAGCCTGCCGGTCATCAGCGTCATCGACACGCGCGGCTACATGACACCGGCGGCCGGGCCCCTCGCCGGACCCGATCGCGATACCGGTCGCCGGATGGCGGTCGAGATGCTGAGAGACCACGGTCTCCTGGTGAAAGAGGAGCCGCTGACGCACGCGGTCGCCGTGCACGACCGCTGCAAGACGGTCGACGAGCCGCTGGTCATGAAGCAGTGGTGGGTGAAGATGCCGCCGCTCGCGGCGCCCGCGATCGCGGCGGTGCGCGAGGGCCGAGTCACGATCCATCCGCGCTACCAGGAGAAGATCTACTTCAACTGGATGGAGAACATCCGCGACTGGCCCGTGTCACGCCAGATCTGGTGGGGCCACTCCATCCCGGTGTGGTACTGCGGCAGCTGCGACGAGATCGTCGTGCCGGAGGAGGACGGTCCCGATCCGACGCGCTGCACGCGCTGTCGCAGCGACGACGTCACGCAGGACCCCGACGTGCTCGACACCTGGTTCTCGAGCGCGCTCTGGCCGTTCACGACGCTCGGCTGGCCCGACAAGACGCCCGATCTCAAGCGGTACTACCCCGGCAGCGTGCTCGAGACGGGCTACGACATCATCTTCTTCTGGGTGGCCCGCATGATCATGATGGGCATCGAGGACATTGGGGACATCCCGTTCCACACGGTGTACCTCCATGGTCTCGTTCTCGTCGATGGCGCGAAGATGAGCAAGTCGACGGGCAACGTGATCAGCCCGATCGGATTCATCGAGCAGTTCGGCGCCGACGCGCTTCGCTTCGCTCTTGTGAACGGCGTGGCCGCGGGGGCGGACCAGACGCTGTCCGAGGCCAAGCTTCAGAACGCGAGAGAGTTCGCGAACAAGCTCTGGAACATCAGCCGCTTCGCGCTGCACCACATCGACGAGCATGCCGAGGCGCTGCGCGAGTGGCGCTCGGATCGCACGCCGGCGCCGAGAGCGGGTGCGGGGTCGGCCGATCCGTCGCTCGGCCACGCCGACCGCTGGATCCTGTCGCGCACCGAGGCGACCGTCGCCGAGCTCACGCGACTCCTCGAGCACTACCTGTTCGGTGAGTACGCCTCCGCGCTGCAGCAGTTCGTGTGGGGGGAGTTCGCCGACGTCTACCTCGAGCTCGCGAAGGCCGGCCTGCGTGACGAGACGCGTGCGCTTGGCACGGTGCGAACGCTCGGATACGTGCTCGACCGGATCCTGCGTCTCGCGCACCCGATCGTCCCGTTCGTCAGCGACACCATCGCGCTCCAGCTGTGGCAGCGGCTGCCGAACACGGACCGCTCGCCGTCCCTTGTGATCGCGAAGTGGCCCAGCCCTGGGACCCGGTCCGTCGCGCTCGAAGAGCGGATGGAGATCGCGCTCGACCTGGTGCGCGCCATCCGGAATCTCCGCCAGGAGGCCGGAACGAAGCCGGGCGAGCGCGTGAAGACGACGCTCGGCGGCGACACGACCGCGATCCACGATCTTGCCGACCTGATCTCGCACCTTGCGCAGACCGAGATCTCGTTCGGAACCGGCAGCGGGCACGCCGCCGTCGTGCGTGCCATCGAGGTGCGCGTCGCGGTCGAGCGCGATCCGGCCGAACATCGCGCGCGGCTCGAGAAGGAGCTCACCGAGGCGAAGGAGACCCTGCGCCGCTCGCGCGATCTGCTGGCGCGTCCCGGCTTCGCGGAGAAGGCGCCGGCGAGCGTCGTCGCGAACGAGAAGGCCAAGCTCGCGGAACGCGAAGAGCGCGTCCGGTTGCTCGAAGAGGAGCTCCGCCGGGCCGCGTGAGCACGAGCGCCTACATCTGCGTCACCTGCGGGGTGCAGCAGGCGTCGAGCGCGTCGACGCCCGAGCGCTGCCCGATCTGCGAGGACGAGCGCCAGTACGTGCGCCAGGGCGGGCAGGCGTGGACGACGCTCCCCGAGCTCGCCGCGCAGGGTCACCGCGTCGAGCTACGCGAGATCGAGCCCGGCCTGACGGGGGTCGGGGCGCAGCCCGCGGTCGGCATCGGCCAGCGCGCACTCCTCGTTCGCACTCCCGGTGGCAACTTCCTCTGGGACTGTTTCGGCTTCATCGATGACGCGAGCGTGGCGGCGATCAAGGCGATGGGCGGCATCGCCGGCATCGCCATGTCGCATCCGCATTTCTACGGCGTGATGGTCGAATGGAGCCAGGCGTTCGGCCGATGTCCGATCTGGATCTCCGCCGACGACCGGACGTGGGTACAGCGCGAGGATCCAGCCATCGTCGAGTGGCGCGGCACCCGCGAAGTCCTGCCCGGCGTCACGCTGATCCAGACCGGCGGTCATTTCGAGGGAAGCGCGGTCCTGCATTGGGCTGCTGGAGCGCGAGGTCGCGGCGCGCTGCTCGTCGGCGACACGATCACCGTCGTCCCCGATGTGCGGGCCGTGAGCTTCATGCGCTCGTATCCCAACCTCATCCCGCTTCCGGCGGAGGAGATCCGCCGCATCGTCGCGGCCGTCAGGCCGTATCCCTTCGAGATCGTGTACGGAGGTTGGTGGGACCGCGTCACGCGCACTGACGGAAAGGGCGCGGTCGAACGATCGGCGCGCCGCTATCTCAAGTGGATCGGTGCGGAGGACGACCTGTAGCGGAGTGAGGCGAGAGCAGCGTCGAGTGCTGGCGTAAGCGGCCGACCGAGCGGCTGGCGGGTAAGAGTTCGGCGCGACGGCGGCTATGACTTCGGCTATCCAGAAGTGTGACGACTGTGGCGCAGTTCGGGAGCATGCTCACCACATGTTCAAAGCCTTCGCCGCGCTCTTGGTGTTCGTCGCTATCTCGTGCGCGCCGACGATTGTCGATGCGCCACCGACTGCGTCACCTACGGATTTCGTTGCGTCTCACCCGCCGACGATCGCTCCGACGAGCTTTGCTCCCGCGCCGGGCACCTTCTCGATGGCAACCGACAGAGAGATGAACGCTTTCGCAGCGGATCGCGGAGCGCTGATCGCGTTCAGCACGAAAGAAGGCCCGCCGCCTTATTCGTCGAAGATCCTGCGCGCCGAGGCGCCAAACGGACCCTGGAAGACCGTGTTCGAGACC from Candidatus Limnocylindria bacterium encodes:
- a CDS encoding glycosyltransferase family 87 protein, whose protein sequence is MTSERRAELAYWTAVAIGVVFIFVAGPLASRLELVRMNDFSGVWSGARAIVLGVNPWDPTQYHGFAVDMATKTPDALVYDYMPWVAFAVAPLAMVTLETAGWIWMLASMVCAALALRGMLRAFIPARPVTHGAFGLALFLAQPSFHAIVLGQWSLLLMSAVAATVLALRAARSLLATVPSLLFLAKPQLVVFTAIGFAYGAIRQPVFRRYVLYGLLLAGAVVAVAWIAAPRDWSSAWLEDIPGRRTLRSAVLPSALNQLIGPSGRFIAYVLIGVGALLAARFRPGSDASLSAWITLSNAGAIYRWSYDQVLLFVPAVITAGILTRRSEGAGRRFALAAAGTLLVVSPVLYGIAVLRHDETFSVLVPLGFFIAIVLLLWREQAAGDRTVAAAQAVAA
- a CDS encoding class I SAM-dependent methyltransferase, translating into MTPLDRFIQRLRIRKALPHIPAGGRLLDIGCADGTLIRAAAGRVRDAVGIDPDAPAGSALIRGSFPQDLHDKGPYDVIALLAVFEHVHDEDRPAFVAACRALLRRGGRVVVTVPAPLVDRIVDVLRRLHLLHGMDIEAHHGYQPERTPMYFADAGMRLVTHERFELGLNHLFVFELPAAT
- a CDS encoding glycosyltransferase family 39 protein, whose translation is MSDRAIAIVLAALVLVIRIPFAAQTLWAWDSVLYARALEQGFHVGADLADQRPHPPGYLFYVGSAAAARFLTRDSNAALVVISVLASALTAAAVYLLCRRYADRAVAIIVALGAATAPLAWTYGEVAMPYAILGLLSIALALMLQGARARPWPAALVASAGLGLAAGFRQDVLLLLGPLWLWMLAARPWRERALCIVAVGGAALAWFLPSAALSGGLTAYLASLGGQATRVSELSPAAGGDALVRNTLLTVYALFWGLLGFALLLVAGIVVRLRPRIRRSEDAAFFALWVVPAALVYVTIHLGDPGYLMSVLPGLYVACAALLAPVAAKAQRAALAFAALLVALNVGVFVVSGAPFSAAAIARHDRSLDQRIAFVRGTFPPAATVIIAQSEYLTARYYLPEYRVLFYGTDPEVLSSTAKEIRIASPTTVVVFGALAGPLPEGVRLDNDGDVLRWGDVGTGITLVAYDLEPR
- a CDS encoding glycosyltransferase family 87 protein translates to MKADAAHPPRLVWAVGVAVMVLAGLAGLGIFIEKQPYGFDLWAYVLAARHILSGEPLYPPQPQVPAGPLGEYHYAPIVAVPFVLLTPLPFALANAVWIGLNTGLAAAIGVHLIRPLPRDARPWAAAAFVFFLPTILEISLGNLNVLTLALCLLAWSQRARPSVAGTLLAVAIGTKLLPLTLILFYLAAGRGRIVAWTLAVGAAGLLATALVFARDFPAYVAMLIAFKDSHWAAEFIARATPADLAALLNSPLGAPLLAVVSVATATVGGLAARRDRQDETHFHHLALAFAPYLAPFGLLWLPYLIFALPLLASTLHRALFQPRRQTRALLITALGFSWSLMQLVGRQDDITQIAAHFLGLLLLLAVALAVLVFARRKTVSETVAARVPA